A part of Pectinatus sottacetonis genomic DNA contains:
- a CDS encoding cell division protein FtsA, giving the protein MTTPISGQHSPNNTTTENIVFALDIGTRSVIGIVAKNTKTALKIIDTERQEHKTRSMLDGQIHDVPQVAKIISIVKKNLEQRTCPLRKVSVAAAGRALYTMTASAEIEINGTISAEQQNHLDFMAVQAAQKKLADSHIVEDTSFYYCVGYSTVSYTLDGTRIKSLIGQRGQNATANVIATFLPRQVVDSMQSALTAAGLEMQALTLEPIAAISILIPTTMRHLNLVLVDIGAGTSDVAITKDGAVVAYGMVPMAGDEITEAISKQYLLDFNVAEEVKRKLSTKTDNEIKFNDILGMEYSLKSEEIINNVSKNISGLAQAIAKQILTLNTTAPQAVMLVGGGALTPNLATEVAKELSLPAARVAVRKPDKVDTITDIPDTLKAPDAVTPLGILKTISNQTLNLISVYINEKEYNMFNFKELTIADAFLNSGINLHKYNGRPGMGIMLSINGKNKIISGSMGTLAKLKLNGQDASLNDKIKEKCHITIEHGDDGTSPCIHLGDIVNTIETISLYINGEKINVKQLCLINDIPSHNLATILHDKDEIILTSSISIANALEYAGYAIDNTIYHYTLNGLEKTAESSPKIKLNGTNAYLSDKVKENDEIDFVEPARISLKTILNHMDISSVITVLFNDKPCTVHTSASAAISVNEKPAALDYLLKEGDNIICTPGKKSPTIISDVLLAADFTPPKPDSRVTFQILKNNIPAEFTAPVNENDNIKIVLTPLNENNI; this is encoded by the coding sequence ATGACAACACCAATTTCTGGGCAACATTCTCCTAACAACACAACTACTGAAAATATTGTTTTCGCTTTAGATATCGGAACAAGAAGCGTAATAGGTATTGTTGCAAAAAACACCAAAACTGCATTAAAAATAATTGACACTGAACGCCAGGAACATAAAACTCGCTCTATGCTCGATGGGCAGATACACGATGTCCCACAGGTTGCTAAAATAATATCTATAGTAAAAAAAAATCTAGAACAAAGAACTTGTCCACTGAGAAAAGTATCGGTTGCTGCAGCTGGCAGAGCATTATATACAATGACCGCTTCAGCCGAAATAGAAATTAATGGAACTATTTCAGCTGAGCAGCAGAATCATCTTGATTTTATGGCCGTACAAGCGGCCCAAAAAAAACTGGCTGATTCCCATATAGTCGAAGACACTTCATTCTATTACTGTGTAGGCTATAGCACTGTATCTTATACACTTGACGGCACGAGAATAAAAAGTCTTATTGGTCAGCGCGGACAAAACGCAACTGCCAATGTTATTGCTACTTTTCTACCACGTCAGGTTGTTGATTCAATGCAGTCTGCTCTCACTGCTGCGGGACTTGAAATGCAGGCCCTGACCTTAGAACCTATCGCAGCTATAAGCATCCTTATCCCAACTACAATGCGCCACTTAAATCTCGTGCTTGTCGATATAGGAGCCGGTACTTCTGATGTTGCCATAACTAAAGACGGTGCAGTTGTCGCTTATGGGATGGTACCAATGGCCGGCGATGAAATAACTGAAGCTATATCAAAACAATATCTGCTTGATTTCAACGTTGCAGAAGAAGTAAAACGAAAATTATCAACTAAAACTGATAATGAAATAAAATTCAATGATATTCTGGGCATGGAATATTCCCTAAAAAGTGAAGAAATCATTAATAATGTAAGTAAAAATATTTCTGGTCTGGCACAGGCAATTGCCAAACAAATATTAACTTTAAATACAACAGCTCCTCAGGCTGTCATGTTAGTTGGTGGTGGGGCCTTGACCCCTAACCTGGCAACAGAAGTAGCCAAAGAACTTAGTCTACCCGCCGCTCGGGTAGCTGTTAGAAAACCAGATAAAGTGGATACCATTACTGATATTCCTGATACTTTAAAAGCCCCTGATGCTGTCACTCCACTTGGTATTTTAAAAACGATATCAAACCAGACTTTAAATTTGATTTCTGTCTATATAAACGAAAAAGAATATAATATGTTCAATTTTAAAGAACTTACTATAGCTGATGCTTTTCTAAATTCAGGAATCAACCTTCATAAATATAACGGTCGGCCCGGTATGGGCATAATGCTGAGCATAAACGGTAAAAATAAAATTATAAGCGGTTCTATGGGAACATTGGCAAAATTAAAACTCAACGGACAGGACGCATCTCTTAATGATAAAATAAAAGAAAAATGCCATATAACTATTGAACATGGTGACGATGGAACATCTCCCTGTATACATTTAGGTGATATAGTAAATACTATAGAAACAATTTCCCTATATATAAATGGTGAAAAAATAAATGTCAAACAGCTTTGCCTAATAAATGATATTCCTTCCCATAATCTTGCTACTATACTACACGATAAAGATGAAATCATCCTCACTTCTTCAATCAGTATTGCCAATGCTTTAGAATATGCCGGCTATGCTATAGACAATACCATATATCATTACACATTAAACGGTTTAGAAAAAACCGCAGAAAGCTCTCCCAAAATAAAATTAAATGGTACAAATGCTTATTTATCCGATAAAGTAAAAGAAAATGATGAAATAGATTTTGTAGAACCGGCCAGGATTTCTTTAAAAACAATATTGAATCACATGGACATTTCTTCTGTCATCACTGTACTGTTCAATGACAAACCATGTACTGTACATACCTCAGCTTCGGCGGCAATTTCTGTTAACGAAAAGCCAGCAGCTCTTGATTACTTATTAAAAGAAGGCGACAATATTATCTGTACTCCGGGGAAAAAATCACCGACTATTATAAGTGATGTACTTTTAGCTGCTGATTTTACTCCACCAAAGCCGGACAGTCGTGTGACCTTCCAAATTTTAAAAAATAATATTCCGGCAGAATTTACTGCCCCTGTAAATGAAAATGACAATATAAAAATTGTATTGACTCCGCTTAACGAAAATAATATATAA
- a CDS encoding DAK2 domain-containing protein, protein MGENREIITGSDFKRMIAGAYSAFLLEYENINSLNGDSLSDKVCPGTNMLRTMGAAAMAVKDNSNKGIGAIACAVSNCAILGARGNSGVLLAQIFRGIAKGLAGKYEVNSSVFGKAFQYGILYAHRTSPENVERPIIITAKAVAKGAYKAVRENRPISEILAEAIKAGKRALINTKDDDTGVIDAGAKALMVLLQGCQSGLDGNFVSPAVVFSSGTKKSHTVPEPIHDIVHPYCIQITIYNCKVHVSDAKEILAKYGNMVVVKKKMHDVLMHLHTQCPGAIVEQIVGWGNSYEIHIDNMAELHKPLILGQPANKLVVLAVAENEAKAACLQEYGATTILAESGEGLTVGNFVNTVHSDIAEKYIFLPDNVSMNLMLYQTKRLLGKRVEIIYTSDFTEQIRALHEYDAEDSLENNVRKMQNAVEKQRSNDK, encoded by the coding sequence ATGGGCGAAAATAGGGAAATTATAACAGGCAGCGATTTTAAACGTATGATCGCCGGTGCATACAGTGCTTTTTTGCTTGAATATGAAAATATAAACAGCCTGAATGGTGATTCACTTTCGGATAAAGTTTGTCCAGGTACAAATATGCTTCGGACCATGGGAGCAGCAGCGATGGCTGTTAAAGATAATAGTAATAAAGGCATAGGGGCAATTGCTTGCGCGGTAAGTAACTGTGCTATTTTGGGCGCACGTGGTAATTCAGGTGTACTTTTGGCGCAGATCTTTCGGGGAATAGCCAAAGGACTGGCAGGAAAGTATGAGGTAAATTCATCGGTATTCGGAAAGGCGTTTCAATATGGTATTTTATATGCACACCGTACTTCACCGGAAAATGTAGAGCGACCTATTATTATCACAGCTAAAGCCGTAGCTAAGGGGGCATATAAGGCTGTACGCGAAAATAGGCCCATTTCAGAGATTTTAGCGGAAGCGATAAAAGCAGGAAAAAGAGCTTTAATAAATACAAAAGATGATGATACAGGGGTTATTGATGCAGGAGCTAAGGCTTTAATGGTATTGCTGCAGGGATGTCAATCTGGGTTGGATGGAAATTTTGTTTCTCCAGCAGTAGTGTTTTCGTCAGGAACTAAGAAATCGCATACAGTTCCTGAACCAATTCATGATATAGTGCATCCTTATTGTATTCAGATTACAATATATAATTGTAAAGTGCATGTTAGTGATGCCAAAGAAATATTGGCAAAATATGGAAATATGGTTGTAGTTAAGAAAAAAATGCATGATGTATTGATGCATTTGCATACACAATGTCCAGGAGCAATTGTTGAACAGATAGTGGGTTGGGGAAATTCTTATGAAATTCACATTGATAATATGGCAGAATTGCACAAACCACTGATTTTAGGACAGCCAGCCAATAAATTGGTTGTGTTGGCAGTAGCGGAAAATGAGGCAAAAGCAGCATGTTTGCAGGAATATGGAGCAACTACTATTCTGGCAGAAAGCGGTGAAGGCTTGACTGTAGGAAATTTTGTGAATACAGTGCATAGTGATATAGCAGAAAAATATATTTTTCTGCCTGATAATGTTAGTATGAACCTTATGCTATATCAAACAAAGCGATTGCTGGGAAAACGTGTTGAAATTATTTATACTAGTGACTTTACAGAGCAGATAAGGGCATTGCATGAATATGATGCTGAAGATTCGCTGGAAAACAATGTTAGAAAAATGCAAAATGCTGTAGAAAAGCAACGTAGTAATGACAAATAA
- a CDS encoding aminoglycoside phosphotransferase: MADEIRQKIQKRIEELKKRMNYDANDLEYETHLHIMRDLQQILDNSGKKNT, from the coding sequence ATGGCAGACGAAATAAGACAAAAAATTCAAAAAAGAATAGAAGAACTGAAAAAAAGAATGAACTATGATGCAAATGATCTTGAATATGAAACACATTTACATATAATGCGTGATTTACAGCAAATACTTGATAACAGTGGCAAAAAAAATACATGA
- a CDS encoding menaquinone biosynthesis protein — MQPRVGHINFLNCLPLTYSLLQCGYHKGMSLALAVPAVLNKSMLEEKLDISPMSSIAYARMSDKLLLLPNIGIVSDGSVQSIILVSRKPIENMEGEKIILTAQSATSHCLLKIIMQKGYNCSPLYRTAKVDPVQLFAENDESSAILLIGDDALYVNHNRMKNLYYYDLGSEWKKLTGLPMVYAVWAVNSSFLQSHKKQAEKIYIKLRGGFDNGIKNKLQVVNWAETKTPFSRQQLFNYFDVIMYNVGQKELRALAVFYKYAVECGLLSVIPSMEMMSITNVREISR; from the coding sequence ATGCAGCCACGTGTGGGACATATAAATTTTCTTAATTGCCTGCCATTGACGTATAGTTTATTGCAATGTGGTTATCATAAGGGCATGTCACTGGCATTGGCAGTGCCAGCTGTTTTAAATAAATCTATGTTGGAAGAAAAATTGGACATAAGCCCAATGTCATCAATTGCTTATGCCAGAATGTCAGATAAGCTTTTACTGCTGCCAAACATAGGGATTGTTTCTGATGGAAGCGTACAAAGTATCATTTTAGTATCACGTAAACCGATTGAAAACATGGAAGGAGAAAAAATTATTCTCACAGCACAGTCGGCAACATCGCACTGTCTGTTAAAAATAATTATGCAAAAAGGATATAATTGTAGTCCTCTATACAGAACAGCAAAAGTTGATCCAGTACAGTTATTTGCTGAAAATGATGAAAGTTCAGCGATATTGTTAATTGGCGATGATGCGCTGTATGTAAATCATAACAGAATGAAAAATTTGTATTATTATGATTTAGGAAGTGAATGGAAAAAATTAACGGGCCTGCCAATGGTTTATGCTGTTTGGGCAGTTAATAGCAGTTTTTTGCAGTCACATAAAAAACAGGCTGAAAAAATATATATAAAATTAAGAGGTGGATTTGATAATGGAATAAAAAATAAGTTACAGGTAGTAAACTGGGCAGAAACAAAAACGCCTTTTTCCCGACAGCAGCTTTTTAATTATTTTGATGTTATAATGTATAATGTAGGTCAGAAAGAATTACGAGCTTTGGCAGTTTTTTATAAGTATGCTGTTGAATGTGGATTATTATCAGTAATACCTTCAATGGAAATGATGAGTATAACCAATGTTCGGGAAATATCCAGGTAA
- a CDS encoding HAMP domain-containing methyl-accepting chemotaxis protein — translation MNWINNLKIMQRLVLLVTLLLIGVICVGFTGFYFLNKTNTAMDKMYSEKLAAVELTYDNRTHGRKIEADISELIRTKNISEQDKLYNDINARSQTISDNLKKFEQLPMTKEEKTKLNNVYTPLENYRNTREIITSLAKQNKHDEASTIFDQKGKALSEDFSHTLSALATSTINSAKEMNEQNKHDFAIANTLFVSITLATIIIGILLGLFITRQIKFRLDNFVNYITFLADGDFSKDIPKSSLQDKSEFGIVSQALDTMRANIKKLVTHSSLLSDHLASASEELTASADQSAQAANQIATSVTEVANSAGSQLQLAGNADNLTQQISGAIDQVALNIQTVSGAAEKTANTANNGEDAINHAVTQMKTIEEKTNSTADVIGDLEEKSKQIGQIVDVISNISGQTNLLALNAAIEAARAGEAGKGFAVVAEEVRKLAEQSQDAAKKITELIEQVQAKTDNAVSFMDASKKEVETGAAVISNAGESFKEILHMIRSITDQIRDISAAIEEVTGHTLNVVDAVQKIDTESKKSSEETQTISAATEEQSASVEEIASASRHLAEMAEELQHAIKEFRI, via the coding sequence TTGAACTGGATTAACAATTTAAAAATCATGCAGAGACTAGTTTTACTTGTCACACTACTCTTAATCGGAGTAATTTGTGTAGGATTTACCGGTTTTTATTTTCTTAACAAGACCAACACCGCTATGGATAAGATGTATTCTGAAAAACTGGCTGCCGTTGAATTAACTTATGATAACCGCACTCATGGGCGAAAAATTGAAGCTGATATCAGTGAATTGATCCGAACAAAAAATATATCTGAACAAGACAAGCTATACAATGATATCAACGCTCGGAGTCAAACTATAAGTGATAATTTAAAAAAATTTGAACAGTTACCTATGACCAAAGAAGAAAAAACTAAACTTAACAATGTATATACTCCCCTGGAAAACTATCGTAATACACGCGAAATTATCACCTCATTAGCTAAACAAAATAAACATGATGAAGCAAGTACGATCTTTGATCAAAAAGGTAAAGCTTTATCAGAAGATTTTTCTCATACATTGAGTGCCTTAGCGACATCAACTATAAATTCAGCTAAAGAAATGAATGAACAAAACAAACATGATTTTGCTATTGCCAATACTTTATTTGTGTCCATTACACTCGCAACTATTATAATAGGTATATTATTAGGATTATTTATTACACGACAAATAAAATTTCGACTTGATAATTTTGTTAACTATATAACATTCTTAGCCGATGGCGATTTTTCTAAAGATATTCCCAAAAGCAGTCTGCAAGATAAAAGTGAATTTGGAATCGTTTCACAAGCCCTTGACACAATGCGCGCTAACATAAAAAAACTCGTCACACATTCTTCCCTGCTTTCTGACCATCTTGCCTCAGCATCAGAAGAATTAACTGCCAGTGCTGATCAATCTGCACAAGCTGCTAATCAGATTGCTACATCTGTAACTGAAGTTGCTAACAGTGCCGGTTCACAATTACAATTAGCTGGAAATGCTGATAATCTTACTCAACAGATTTCTGGTGCTATTGACCAAGTTGCTCTAAACATACAAACAGTATCCGGTGCAGCAGAAAAAACAGCCAATACTGCTAATAACGGTGAAGATGCTATAAATCATGCTGTAACCCAGATGAAAACCATAGAAGAAAAAACTAACAGTACAGCTGATGTTATCGGTGATCTGGAAGAAAAATCAAAACAAATCGGCCAAATAGTAGATGTTATTTCCAATATATCAGGACAAACTAATCTGCTGGCCCTGAATGCTGCTATAGAAGCAGCAAGAGCTGGAGAAGCGGGCAAAGGTTTTGCTGTTGTAGCCGAGGAGGTAAGAAAATTAGCTGAACAGTCACAGGATGCCGCTAAAAAAATAACTGAACTTATCGAGCAGGTTCAGGCTAAAACAGACAATGCTGTATCCTTCATGGATGCCAGCAAAAAAGAAGTAGAAACAGGCGCTGCCGTTATATCTAATGCTGGCGAAAGTTTTAAAGAAATACTGCATATGATCAGAAGCATTACCGACCAGATACGTGATATATCCGCTGCTATAGAGGAAGTAACCGGTCATACACTCAATGTTGTCGATGCCGTACAGAAAATCGATACTGAAAGTAAAAAATCTTCCGAAGAAACGCAGACTATTTCTGCTGCCACTGAAGAACAATCTGCTTCTGTGGAAGAAATCGCTTCTGCCAGCCGCCATTTGGCAGAAATGGCAGAAGAACTTCAGCATGCTATTAAAGAATTCAGGATTTAA